ATTTATGTTAAACGCAGATGGCCCAACGGGGCGAAAAAGATCCTCAAGGTAGGAATCCATGTGACTGTTTTATGCAAAGAGTGACATCTAAGTATTACTCCAATACGTTTTTTATGAATCTGATATTTGATCAAGGGATTTGTTGTGACATTCATGGATTTATCTAATGGAAATTCCGGGACTGCCTGTGTGTCTGCTTTGCACAGTTTGGGTCCATTGCAGGATTTTGTCTCATTATCGGCATAGCTGTGGTTGGAGGAATTCTCTACCAGTCCTCCTGGACCATTGCTCCCTCCCTATGGATTATTGGAACCATCTACCCCTGCATTGGTTATAGCCTGGGATTCTTATTGGCCCGCTTTGCAGGTCAACCCTGGTTCAGGTAAGGTGACAGCGTTGTAGTGATGttggcatatacagtatatgtataaaGCCTGTATCTTGATTCCTTGATTTAAATTTAACTTTGCCGCCAAAGGTATATTATACTTGAATTCAGTTGTATAAATCATGAAACCACTACTGCATCAACAAACCCATATAGTAATAAATGTACTTACTTAATGAGGCTGTTTATCGCTCCTTACTTTGTTCAGAGCTCGAACCATCGCATTGGAGACAGGTTTCCAGAACTCCCAGCTGTGCAGCACCATTGTCCAGCTGTCCTTCAGCCAAGCTGAGTTGGATGTCATGTTCTCATTCCCCCTCATCTACAGCATCTTCCAGCTAGTGGCAGCAAGCATAACTGTGGGAGGTGAGAGTTTAGCAGGCAGATACTGTACGTACACAGAACCCATCAGCTATCGGTCTGACGacagataagcctctgggggaaAGGGGCtttatttctggggttccggtgtagccagcgggtatctgggccaagacttccttctctgtgcgctgctcattgtatacagtccgattagcaacttgagacatGATACCGTAGTTGAAGTTGAGAGACAACATGTACGACTGCATTGTTTCACAAgcagccagtttacaagctaatttcaaaccaataaaaagagaaatcatCGTCAGACAATAGctgcatttcggccaatgcattccgcctcttttgctctccacacctACTGTTTATCCTGCGTTCAACCAAAGCCCTCTCGAACGTGATTGGTCGATACTACTCGGAATACAAACGGAAACCCGCACGCTTCTGATACCAAACTCTTATGCCATTGCCATATTAATGCAAAATATGTTTGTAGAGATAAGGTAcacagttaaagctgaagtaggcgagattggagcaaatatgattgaaaaaagttatttttataaaatgttcactatatcgtgacagtagtacatgaaacaggtaacctgaaaaaaaatcatgtgcctctttgtcctctggtgtcccccggtgctcctaatggcatctgcaagatttcacagaccggaagaaaacaagcagtaagagctgatctgaggtcttctatccatctgctgtctatgagagccggcggtcaatcactcgcgaactccaaccaaacggttaaactaggcagcgctgatcaaatatgaatcactattatgttacgttaatgcctatttctctcctcaaatgttttccgaatcatcttgtagtgtactgtttagctgtaaaatgagaacgtttgtgacgccgccaccattgtgaaatctggtgaaggaacgccaagctCCGGTCAcatccaataggaacgctctctcaatgaaatgacctgtgattggtcaaagtctcccgtcacgggctagattttttaaagcctgaaaacagagccatgaggaggagcagaagtctagttatctctcagaacacttgaattacaatatgctgaaaggttattatggaatttttgcccaatgatgcaaaaatatacttcttactgccactttaaggatGGCAGTTTTTCAAAGAAAAAGTTGCACTTTAGTGAAAACTAGGTGTTGGCCAGTCATTTACCATCAAAAGAATGAAGGGGGAACATACGGCTGAAGCTGTCTCATCCTCCACAAGGCTTCTGACACAGCTGAACAAAGTCTCTGTGGGTTTAACTGGGCCGGATTATACTAGAAAAAGAAGTGGTTCGTGCGTGTTGTTCAACcacatgcaaaataaaaatgggTTTGGTGATCGAAATGGACACTTCCTACATACCCCACTATTATCTCGTCAGCCATTTCCTACTGCGATTCTGTTTCTGCTGACATGACCATTTTCAGTCATCCACTGCTAAAATGCTTCTTGCGGACAGGCTGCATGATGGCATGTTGTTTGTTGTCTTGTTCCATAACTACTCGTTGCACTGGGTCAGTGCTCAGTTCTGGCACACTTAAGGAATATTTAGAGCATCAGATGTTCTGTTTTATCCCATCGTGAAAACACTGCTTCCCTGCCTTTTCACTTAGCACCGCTGCTTCCAAGCATTATCAGGTTTCTTAAATCATCAAATTGAGCCCAGTGTgccatttaatacatttatttatcacttAACTTTAGCAAGTAACAGAAGTCAGGGATGTTTCATATTCATAGATCTGTTTCTGTTCaggcccagtcacacagcagtctgtgaaatagtcacgaaattaaATGTAATGATTTGTCTACATagacaaaatcaatttgtatgtattcCTCGTAATTGTGAACTGGTAAGTTTAAAAAGGgtcaaagtttatttatttgtcacgtaacttccgtacttaagttacgacacttctggagttattttaaaccaaacggcgatctttcctaaacctatcttagtagtttttgtcacgtaacttccgtgcTTAAGTGACGCCActccggtgttatttaaactcaGACcgcgatattttcctaaacctaactaagtcgttttgttgcctaagcctaaccaaggacattcgtaggaaaatgcactaaaaatacgttgttgaaagggaaatttgtgtctatgtacacaaatcaaatacattaaatatggtgactatttcacgaactgcagTGAGACTGTTTTGTTCTGTTACATAAAGTTATGATCCAAGGGTCACAATGACTATAGTGACAAGCCGATGTATGTCTGCTTGATGGTGTCATGTGTTGCAGAACATCTGCACTTCtagtgaaaatgtgtgtgtcattGCACAGGTGTGGTCAGATCAACATCTGTTCCACTTTCATTTCAGTGAAAAAAGAGGTGCGACGTATTTGCCCTTGGTTGGAAATTGTTCCTACTTGGTTCACCTCTGAGTCGGATTTTGACGAAATTGTGACGCTCCAATGTCTAGGCAACTTGAGAGTTATAGGATGGGAGTTACCTCCCATTCCTGAAATATTGATTCTCTGAATCTATGTTGATATAACTGCAAGGGAAAATTAATGTCCACAtatctgaaccaaaaatacgttccataaatacgtttcatatcagcctcgaaACGCACTATGTCActtggttaacgttgtgaaacgattggttagttgaaagtcttgtgtttatttgacccatccatccaccaccactcccACCGGCCCGTAGTCGACTCTCTTGCTTCTTATACTAGTTATTATACCACATAACTTTCATACCACTTCACTTTCAGTAGCGGTGGCTCGATATACTTCATCACTTGCTCTGACAGAATGCAAAAACAGACACATTCAATGTGTGGTTTGCAGGAATGTACAATGCAGACATACATTCatttctggcgactgggcttACAAAAATCCACCTTTTCTGCATGATGGACCTCTGCCTTCAATCATTGCATTATCAACCCTTATAATAACTGGCAGAACAAGAACAACACAAGCACTAGATGACAGAAAATTGTCAAGAGAAAAGGATCATTCACTGAAGCCCAGGTTAATTTCAATGCTGTTTTAAAAGATACATGTCAGGATGACTAATCAGTGTTACTgaatccatgtttttttttcctctacaGCCTACCagatatataaaaagaaatgtggcCGTCGCCCAGCTGATGCAGACTTCGAGGATCCATCCCTGGAAGCTGGTGATGGTGAATCAGCAAAAAAGAAGGGACAAGCTGTGGAAAATAGTGCCTTTGAATTTGATGACAACGGCGAAGAGAAGGATAGGGACGTCAGAAAGATCACCCAGCTGTGAAATTACACACTTGCAAATCACAGACTTTGGACTATGAGAAAGAACATCCAGGGCCACGGCACTACTGAAGACATCAGCAATAACTCAACACTGTGAACACACACTGCTCTCTGCAGGCCGGAGGTGTGCACTACAGGTCCTGTTCAAATCAACTTTGGGAAACGTTTTGCAAGAACGGGGGTGCCCTAACGTCTTCTCCAGTACGGCCAACGATTAACTTCAActaatttattcatatattatcATTCGAGAAAACTTTACTCTGTACGTTCTGTGAGAAAGCCCGTTGTGCCGATTTTCCTTGATCAACGCATGTACTTGTGTCTTCTATACATATCTTATCAATAATTCAAACATAATATTTAATGCTGTTTATGTGGCTAAACCATATGTCCATATGCAGTTGTTTACTTTAGTTTACGCTGAATGGTGGAATATACAACTGAATACAAATATATCATGTTTACGTGACATTCATCATTTCTCTGATAAGACAGAGTTGTGTCAAATGAAGAGAAGTGTGTGCACTTTTGAGAGCCACTGTTTCACAGTCGTCAAACCCACTATACAATACGtaacatacaaaaaaataaccCTTTGTTATTCTCTATTCTGATGTAGCAGGTGAAATATGTGGTTACAACAGACCAGCTTTGGGCCCTGATGCAAACTTCTGTTTCCGTTCCTTTCAGTTCTTCTATGCCTCATTTATGCCAGTAGATGAATCGAGGTCAGGGTATGGTAGGGTGACAGCTGATTCTGGGGCATTTTGAAATAAGTAAGCTTGTGGTTTTACACATctatttatgaaacatattcACAGTTCATTTATTAGTCTTCTGTGCAAATGGGAAAAACGCAGAATCCCGAATTTCACGGATGCACATTAATAAAAGATTTTACAAACCCTCGTTGCTTTCTGAAATTATGCGTTTTTATCAAAcaacttttacatttttgttgtaTATTTTGTTGTGAATATTAATACTCGTATTCAACTCAGTAAagatattacagtttttctcaatttatTTGGCTAATTTTTTGAAACAGTCTTAACATTCTCTAAACTGTTCtaactgtttgatgggacattacatctatttcatgtctgcaaaaggtagtaactcacccaaacacttcattcatgctttcCAACCTAGTTATTGTGTAAGTAAACTGGCCAATGTCAATCgtgtgagccgtactggtcaaaatattctttatattattaattaatgaattaattaataaatgtgttttttcagcATGGCAGGGTTCCtactcttttttaaaaatatttttccagGACATTTTCCAGGACCTTTTCCAGGAGTTTTTATTGACTATACAGGACAGCACTTGCTCGTATTGACACATTTACACCTTTTactcattcgctttggctcaattcttgaatggcaattagtttttttccaaaacaatgagttcaaatctctgaacaattagtttgttgttgaCAACAGATTTGAATGTATCATttattcaagcaaattgcataTGTTTTGCTTCATGTTTGTGAAAGAGTAAGTACAATTTGCGAGAATtcaaatctgttgtgaacaacaaactaattttCAGAGCTTGGAAAGAAATAATTATCATTTAAGAATTGAGCCAAATAGAATGAGAAAAACAGTGATATTTGTTAACTTTCCCTTCATGTTgtatgtgttt
This DNA window, taken from Sebastes fasciatus isolate fSebFas1 chromosome 14, fSebFas1.pri, whole genome shotgun sequence, encodes the following:
- the slc10a2 gene encoding ileal sodium/bile acid cotransporter, whose protein sequence is MYISKAVTTAVTTAVPTGCDPLATVCSGGNCIVPPSNFNDMLSQAMSVTLTLMLAMVMFSMGCTVDTKKLLGHIRRPWGIIIGFLCQFGIMPFAGFALSLAFNVLPVQAVVIIIMGCCPGGTGSNIICYWLDGDMDLSISMTVCSSVLAMGMMPLCLIIYTSVWTSSSTIQIPYESIGITLVSILVPIALGIYVKRRWPNGAKKILKFGSIAGFCLIIGIAVVGGILYQSSWTIAPSLWIIGTIYPCIGYSLGFLLARFAGQPWFRARTIALETGFQNSQLCSTIVQLSFSQAELDVMFSFPLIYSIFQLVAASITVGAYQIYKKKCGRRPADADFEDPSLEAGDGESAKKKGQAVENSAFEFDDNGEEKDRDVRKITQL